A window of Nicotiana tabacum cultivar K326 chromosome 24, ASM71507v2, whole genome shotgun sequence contains these coding sequences:
- the LOC107796713 gene encoding uncharacterized protein LOC107796713, producing the protein MEEQLSSLAVTHLLQHSLRSLCIHENSQWVYAVFWRILPRNYPPPKWDSQGGAYDRSRGNRRNWILVWEDGFCNFAASTAEMNGNNECQGSSTNNYGEYQGLQPELFFKMSHEIYNYGEGIIGKVAADHSHKWIYKEPNEQEINFLSAWHNSADSHPRTWEAQFRSGIKTIALIAVREGVIQLGAVHKVIEDLSYVVLLRKKFSYIESIPGVLLPHPSSSAYPFKMDGYGAPPDAWHLQANLAATPAPAEFYEHLNHHQHMKITPSMSSLEALLSKLPSVVPADAAGMTSSIPTYCEYQPQYRPSVEMLGSEKVAKEEYDEDEDNNDEEKIRNNNNNNNEKLDHQGGESSSSMSSYSHHHHHYNHQQHFGYHPDLNVSSSMPNNGY; encoded by the exons ATGGAAGAACAACTTAGCTCTTTAGCAGTTACTCATCTTCTTCAACACTCTCTAAGAAGTTTGTGTATTCATGAAAATTCTCAATGGGTTTATGCTGTCTTTTGGAGAATCTTGCCCAGAAACTATCCTCCTCCCAA GTGGGATAGTCAAGGAGGAGCATATGATAGGTCAAGAGGGAATAGAAGAAACTG GATATTGGTATGGGAAGATGGTTTTTGCAATTTTGCAGCATCAACAGCAGAGATGAATGGGAATAATGAATGTCAAGGATCTTCTACTAATAATTATGGAGAATATCAAGGATTACAACCTGAGCTTTTTTTCAAGATGTCCCATGAAATCTACAACTATGGAGAAGG TATAATTGGAAAAGTAGCAGCAGATCACAGTCATAAATGGATCTATAAAGAACCTAATGAACAAGAAATCAATTTCTTATCTGCATGGCACAACTCTGCTGATTCT CACCCAAGAACTTGGGAAGCTCAGTTCCGTTCTGGTATAAAG ACTATAGCCTTGATTGCTGTTAGAGAAGGTGTCATTCAGTTAGGAGCTGTTCATAAG GTCATAGAAGACCTGAGCTATGTGGTGCTACTAAGAAAGAAGTTTAGCTACATAGAAAGCATTCCAGGAGTTCTACTGCCACATCCATCTTCCTCAGCATATCCTTTCAAGATGGACGGTTATGGCGCGCCACCCGACGCGTGGCACTTACAAGCCAATTTAGCAGCAACTCCGGCACCAGCTGAATTCTACGAACATCTCAATCATCATCAACACATGAAGATAACGCCTTCAATGAGCAGCTTGGAAGCACTACTTTCCAAGCTGCCATCCGTCGTTCCAGCAGATGCTGCTGGAATGACAAGTTCAATACCTACCTATTGTGAGTACCAACCCCAATATAGGCCTAGTGTTGAAATGTTGGGGTCGGAGAAAGTGGCTAAAGAAGAATATGATGAAGACGAGGAcaataatgatgaagaaaaaattaggaataacaataataataataatgagaaATTAGATCATCAAGGTGGAGAGAGTAGTAGTTCAATGTCATCTTATAGTCATCACCATCACCATTATAATCATCAGCAGCATTTTGGTTATCATCCTGATTTGAATGTAAGTAGCAGCA